Genomic window (Chryseobacterium sp. H1D6B):
ATCAGCAAAAGACAGATCACTGAATTTTTAAGCTGGCTGAACAGCTGACATACCATTTCAGGTACAGAATGTCATTAAATTTAACAATGGTATGATATGATCATATGCAAAGCTTAAATATGTACCTGTGATGCCTAAGAAAACAGCTGTAACACGCATTGTCAATTTAGTATTCATTCCGAATCTAAGTTTGTATTAGGCTGCAGTACTATTGTTATTAATTTTTGAAATTGGAAGCAGGAAGGGTAAACCAGAAGGTACTTCCTTCACCAATAGTACTTTCAGCACCAATCTTTCCTCCATGTTTTCTGATGATTTCTGAACAGATATAAAGTCCCAATCCAAGTCCTGAATAGGCTTTTCCAGAGTGATCTACCCGAAAATAGCGGTCAAAAAGATGGGGAAGGATCTTTGCGTCGATTCCGTTTCCAAAGTCTCTGACGGAAACCTTCACCTGATCTTCCAGTGATTCTATGATAATATGGATCTGGTGAGAGTGGGGTGCATATTTTACGGCATTATTCACGAAATTGATCACTACTTGGTCGATTCTATGCTCATCTGCATACAAGTCAAGGTTTTTGTCACCTTGGATGATCAGGTCATATTTACCCTCCATTCTTACATGATTGCAGCTCATAGAAAGCATGTCATGCAGATTAAATCTTGTTTTTTCAAGCTTCAGCTGGTCTTCACTCATCCTGCTCATATTGAGCAGTTCATCAATAAGGACAACCATTTTTTCTACACTTTTTCCAGATTGTTCGATGAGCCTGATATGGGCTTCTGAAAAAGGTTTATTCTTCATCCGGTCCAGCAGTTGAAGAGAAGCCTTAAGAGAAGTGATGGGGGTTTTCAATTCATGACTTGCAATACTTAAAAAATCATCTTTGCGCTGTTCAAAGAGCTTTTTCTCAGTAATGTCAGCAGTCATTCCTACCATACGGTCGGCATTTCCGTTCTCATCATATCTCGGACGTCCGTGAGCCTGTATCCAGTGCAGAGATCCGTCTCTCCATTTGACAGGGTATTCGGTTTTATAGATTCCATTAGTTTTGATAGCTTCCTGTACCAGTCCTCTCACTCTTTCCCGGTGTTCAGGAAGCATGGCCTCAAAAAGATCTGCATAAGCAAAGTCTTCTTCCGCAGAAAATCCAAAATTATGCTTAAAACGATCAGTACTCTGCATGGTACCCGTAGCAAGATCTACTTCTGTTGATCCCAGACTGCTTGCATCTAATGCGATCTGCAGGCGGGTATTGAATTCATTAACGGTTTCTCTGGCATTCACCTGATCGGTCACATCGGTTGCTACAATCAGGATCACATCGGTTTTTCCATCTTTGCCGGATATAGGTTTATACACAAAATTAAGATAACGGTCAGTAAGCTTTCCGTCAACCGATAATTTCGCTTTAAGTTCCTGTCCGTAGAATGTTTTGCCTGAATGGTATACTTCTTTAAGGATCCCTAAAAACTGCTGTTTTTCTATCTCAGGGATTGCTAAATGTAAAGGAAGGCCTACTACAGAGCGGTCTTTTCCCCAGATCTCAAGGATGCTGCCATTGACTACATCTACATAAA
Coding sequences:
- a CDS encoding ATP-binding protein — its product is MNSPDYIAPEQLLSILFKSPNATAVYTGRDITIISANEAMLKFWGKDRNVIGKNMIDVLPELSGQPFIDILIQVWDSGESYTAKDYPAIIEVGGVLQNFYFDFEYKAVLHENGQTAYILHTAFEVSERMEARKMIKEQSKAEQQLTKDLVDLNEEHIAANEELLNINAKLETVNKELVYFKNQLQEVNNTLIESENRFRSLVEHSPVAMASLKGEDFYVDVVNGSILEIWGKDRSVVGLPLHLAIPEIEKQQFLGILKEVYHSGKTFYGQELKAKLSVDGKLTDRYLNFVYKPISGKDGKTDVILIVATDVTDQVNARETVNEFNTRLQIALDASSLGSTEVDLATGTMQSTDRFKHNFGFSAEEDFAYADLFEAMLPEHRERVRGLVQEAIKTNGIYKTEYPVKWRDGSLHWIQAHGRPRYDENGNADRMVGMTADITEKKLFEQRKDDFLSIASHELKTPITSLKASLQLLDRMKNKPFSEAHIRLIEQSGKSVEKMVVLIDELLNMSRMSEDQLKLEKTRFNLHDMLSMSCNHVRMEGKYDLIIQGDKNLDLYADEHRIDQVVINFVNNAVKYAPHSHQIHIIIESLEDQVKVSVRDFGNGIDAKILPHLFDRYFRVDHSGKAYSGLGLGLYICSEIIRKHGGKIGAESTIGEGSTFWFTLPASNFKN